In Harpia harpyja isolate bHarHar1 chromosome 12, bHarHar1 primary haplotype, whole genome shotgun sequence, a single window of DNA contains:
- the FZD9 gene encoding frizzled-9 — translation MAALRLRLALSVLWQLAAAGRGLELGGLEGPRGRAARCQPVDIPMCRGIGYNLTRMPNLLGHESQREAALKLHEFAPLVEYGCHVHLRFFLCSLYAPMCTDQVSASIPACRPMCEQARHKCVPIMEQFNFGWPESLDCGKLPTKNDPNALCMEAPENASAAEPHKGQGMLPVAPRPWPAGTAEGRGPNGLGACDNPEKFQYVEKSLSCAPRCSPGVDVYWSREDKDFAFVWMAVWSTLCFVSTAFTVLTFLLDPHRFQYPERPIIFLSMCYNVYSVAFIIRSVAGAENIACDRENGELYIIQEGLESTGCTIVFLILYYFGMASSLWWVILTLTWFLAAGKKWGHEAIEAHSSYFHMAAWGIPAMKTIVILTMRKVAGDELTGLCYVGSMDVSALTGFVLIPLSCYLVIGTSFILTGFVALFHIRKIMKTGGTNTEKLEKLMVKIGVFSILYTVPATCVIVCYFYERLNVDYWNLRALEHGCLHLPGRRAANCSLEASVPTVAIFMLKIFMSLVVGITSGVWVWSSKTLQTWQSLCNRKLSVRTRGKPCSGVSCGGVHCHYKAPTVMLHMTKTDPYLDNPTHV, via the coding sequence atGGCGGCGCTGCGGCTGCGGCTGGCCCTGTCGGTGCTGTGGCAGCtggcggcggccgggcgcgggctggagctgggggggctggaggggccgcgggggcgggcggcgcggtgCCAGCCCGTCGACATCCCCATGTGCCGGGGCATCGGGTACAACCTGACCCGCATGCCCAACCTGCTGGGCCACGAGAGCCAGCGCGAGGCCGCCCTGAAGCTGCACGAGTTCGCCCCGCTGGTGGAGTACGGCTGCCACGTCCACCTGcgcttcttcctctgctccctctACGCGCCCATGTGCACTGACCAGGTGAGcgccagcatccctgcctgccgcCCCATGTGCGAGCAGGCCCGCCACAAGTGTGTCCCCATCATGGAGCAGTTCAATTTCGGCTGGCCCGAGTCGCTCGACTGCGGCAAGCTGCCCACCAAGAACGACCCCAACGCCCTCTGCATGGAGGCCCCCGAGAACGCCTCAGCTGCTGAGCCCCACAAGGGCCAGGGCATGCTGCCCGTGGCCCCCCGGCCCTGGCCAGCGGGCACTGCCGAGGGCCGGGGACCCAATGGCCTGGGGGCCTGCGACAACCCCGAGAAGTTCCAGTATGTGGAGAAGAGCCTCTCCTGCGCACCCAGGTGCTCCCCCGGGGTGGACGTGTACTGGTCCCGGGAGGACAAGGACTTTGCCTTCGTCTGGATGGCTGTCTGGTCCACCCTCTGCTTTGTCTCCACTGCCTTCACCGTCCTCACCTTCCTGCTTGACCCCCACCGCTTCCAGTACCCCGAGAGGCCCATCATCTTCCTCTCCATGTGCTACAATGTCTACTCTGTGGCCTTCATCATCCGCTCGGTGGCAGGGGCTGAGAACATTGCCTGCGACCGGGAGAATGGCGAGCTCTACATCATCCAGGAGGGGCTGGAGAGCACGGGCTGCACCATTGTCTTCCTCATCCTCTACTACTTTGGCATGGCCAGCTCGCTCTGGTGGGTCATCCTCACCCTCACCTGGTTCCTGGCTGCTGGGAAGAAGTGGGGACACGAGGCCATTGAGGCCCACAGCAGCTACTTCCACATGGCCGCCTGGGGCATCCCGGCCATGAAGACTATCGTCATCCTCACCATGCGGAAGGTGGCAGGGGATGAGCTCACGGGGCTGTGCTATGTGGGGAGCATGGATGTCAGTGCCCTGACCGGCTTCGTCCTCATCCCGCTCTCCTGCTACTTGGTCATCGGCACCTCCTTCATCCTCACAGGCTTCGTCGCCCTCTTCCACATCCGGAAGATCATGAAGACGGGCGGCACCAACACAGAGAAGCTGGAGAAGCTGATGGTGAAGATCGGGGTCTTCTCTATCCTCTACACTGTCCCAGCCACCTGTGTCATCGTCTGCTACTTCTACGAGCGGCTGAACGTGGATTACTGGAACCTCAGGGCCCTGGAGCACGGCTGCCTGCATCTCCCTGGCCGGCGTGCTGCCAACTGCTCCTTGGAGGCCTCGGTGCCCACTGTGGCCATCTTTATGCTAAAGATTTTTATGTCGCTGGTGGTGGGCATCACCAGTGGGGTGTGGGTGTGGAGCTCCAAGACGCTGCAGACCTGGCAGAGCCTGTGCAACAGAAAGCTGAGCGTGAGGACAAGGGGCAAGCCCTGCAGCGGGGTGAGCTGTGGCGGGGTGCACTGCCACTACAAAGCCCCCACGGTCATGCTGCACATGACCAAGACAGACCCGTATCTGGACAACCCGACGCACGTCTAG